A segment of the Chloroflexota bacterium genome:
GGGGAGGCACATAGGGCTACTTTCTCCCTCCCCTTGATAAGGGGAGGGAATGTGGCAATACCCGTTCCTTCCTCTTGCCAAGGGAGGAAGTGTAGCAGAGCTGACTCCCTCCCCTTGATAAGGGGAGGGCTGGGGAGGGGTCACTCAAACAATCCATCTACAAAATCTTGCGCGTCGAACTCGGCGAAATCGTCAATCGCTTCACCAGTGCCGATAAACTTGATCGGCACTTGCAATTCCTTGACAATCGCAAACACGATGCCGCCCTTGGCGGTGCCATCAAGTTTCGTCAGAATCAAGCCCGTGAGCGGCGTCGCTTTTTTGAATTCGCGCGCTTGCTGCAAACCATTCTGCCCGGTCACTGCATCGAGCACGAGCAAGGTTTCGTGCGGCGCGGTCGGATCGTTCTTTTGCAGAACGCGCGCGATTTTTTCGAGTTCCTTCATCAAGTTGAACTTGGTCTGCAAACGTCCCGCCGTGTCTACGACGAGATAGTCCGCGTGCCGTGCGTTCGCGGCTTGCCATGCATCGTACGCGACGGCGCCTGGGTCGGAATCCGGTTGATGCGCGACGACATCCACGCCATTCCGCTCGCCCCAGATTTTTAGTTGGTCAATCGCCGCGGCACGAAACGTATCCGCCGCCGCGAGAATCACTTTTTTATTTTGCGCTTTGAGATAGTTCGTCAGTTTACCGATGCTCGTCGTCTTACCCGAACCATTGACCCCGACCACAAGCACAACCTGCGGAATCGAATTTTGAATTTTGAATTCCGAATTTTGGATTTTGAGAATCGCGATCAGTTCTTCCTTAAGCATCGCTTGAACGCGATCCGTTGTGCGCGCACCTTCTTTCTCTGCGCGCACGCGCAACTTGTCCACGAGCGCGACGGTCGTGTCCACGCCCACATCTGCGCCGATGAGTATTTCTTCGAGCGCGGTCCAGTATTCCTCGGTCACTTCGTTCTTGACGACGAGCGAGGTCAGTTTCGAAAAGAACGATTGCCGCGTTTTGGTAAGACTCTCTTTGACTTGTTCTTTGCGTTTCAGAAAATTAAACATGCCACTTCCCGTTGGTGAATTTGCGCCTTGCATTATACACAATGCGCCCCGAAAAACAAAAGGTCGCTTTTCTCACGCGACCTTCTGAATTCTGAATTCCGACTCCTGGCTTCAGTCTACTGCACATCCAACGATCCCCACTCGCCGACCATTTCGTTCAGCATGTCTTGCACCAAGCCATAGTGCGTCGTGAAGTTGGGAAAGTCCAACTGCACAGTACCGTGTTGATGCGCGACAAAAAACGTAAAGCGATCGCGCCCGGTCGCACTCGTCAACACGCGAAACACTTCGCGCATGCGGCGCATGTCCTCGTCGTAATCGTTCGTGCGGTCGAGCGTGATTCGCACGTGGCGCGGCGAGCCATATGACGACCCAGGTTCTCTCACCGCGCGCGTGGTCACGTGACCATTGATGGCGTTGCCGTTTCCGCCATTACTTCTCGCGCGCGGTTCGGGCGGCGTGTCCGGTATGATCGGCACATCCGGCATTGGCGGCGGCGCAGACGGTTTCGCCGGCGGCGCGGGCAACGCGTCGAATTCGAATGGCGGTTCTTCCGGCATCGGCGGCGCAGCGTCTGACGAAACCGTCGCGACACTGTCCTCGACTATCACCGCCACGTCTGCGATGGCGGCTTCGTGGCTGTCAGGCATTGCGAATTGGATCGTCGGCGCTGGAGTGTTATTCGATGTCGTCGCTTCGGCGGTCGGCGGTCGGTCGTCCGTCGTCGGAATTTCATACTCGCGCGCCGAGTCCACGAGCAGTTGCACCTTGCCCTCGCGAAACTCGACTTTGCCGGAGACAAGCAGAATCATTTCAACGCGCCACAACTCGCGCGTTTTCGCGTACGTTTTCGGAAACACGGTCAACTCGATGTCGCCCGTCGGGTCTTCCATGCTGACGAACACCATCGTGTCGCCTTTTTTCGTTTGAATGACGCGCGTGTTCGTGACCATCCCCGCAAACGCAACCGTCTTACCCTGAGACGATTCGTCCAACTGAGTGACGAAATGCGTAATGTCTTTCGTCGCGAGTTTGGACAGACGCATCAACGGATTGTCGGAAAAGTACGCGCCGGTCAATTCTTTTTCGGTCGCGAGTTTATCGCGATTCGGAATTTCCGGTTCGTCCGGCAACGTGCCAAATGTGTCAGCCGTCGCGCCCCAACCCAACGTGTTGCTCGTTGGACTCGCCGCGCCGAACAAGGACAATTGTCCGCGATCACTCGCGCTATGTGCACTCTGGCTCGCCGCCATCATGCGATCCAACACCTTGAGCAACTGCGAACGACGACCGAACCGATCCAGCGCGCCGGCTTTGATAAGCGACTCGAGCACGCGGCGATTGACCAGACGCAAATCTACGCGGCGACAAAAATCGTCGAG
Coding sequences within it:
- the ftsY gene encoding signal recognition particle-docking protein FtsY, which produces MFNFLKRKEQVKESLTKTRQSFFSKLTSLVVKNEVTEEYWTALEEILIGADVGVDTTVALVDKLRVRAEKEGARTTDRVQAMLKEELIAILKIQNSEFKIQNSIPQVVLVVGVNGSGKTTSIGKLTNYLKAQNKKVILAAADTFRAAAIDQLKIWGERNGVDVVAHQPDSDPGAVAYDAWQAANARHADYLVVDTAGRLQTKFNLMKELEKIARVLQKNDPTAPHETLLVLDAVTGQNGLQQAREFKKATPLTGLILTKLDGTAKGGIVFAIVKELQVPIKFIGTGEAIDDFAEFDAQDFVDGLFE